A window of Chaetodon auriga isolate fChaAug3 chromosome 2, fChaAug3.hap1, whole genome shotgun sequence contains these coding sequences:
- the usp4 gene encoding ubiquitin carboxyl-terminal hydrolase 4 — MMAEGGGPESGGAADSDSEPVAAQMPTPSTESQKQTIGSLLKTTLRKGDEWYLIDSRWFKQWKKYVGFDSWDMYNVGERSLYPGPIDNSGLFSDQETQALKEHLIDELDYVLVPTEAWNKLVSWYGCLDGQRPIVRKVVEHGMFVKHCKVEVYLLELNLCENDNMDNVVTRHFSKADTIDTIEKEMRTLFNIPSEKETRLWNKYMSNTYEQLNKPDSTVQDAGLFQGQVLVIERKNEDGTWPRQASHPKSSTTPSRNFTTSPKLSSNSTASISSTVTNGDSNCGPGYTLNNSTTSGNRLGGYNSYTSSYNYRESQSQPGLCGLSNLGNTCFMNSALQCLSNASPLTEYFLNDQYEAEINRENPLGMRGEIAEAYADLVKQMWLSRSSYVAPRTFKTQVGRFAPQFSGYQQQDSQELLAFLLDGLHEDLNRVKKKPYLALRDAEGRPDEIVAKEAWTNHRLRNDSIIVDIFHGLFKSTLVCPECSKVSVTFDPFCYLTLPLPMKKDRTMEVFLVRSDPQSRPTQYRVVVPKLGTVTDLCSALSKLCDFPPENMVVADVYNHRFHKIYRRDDGLNQIMEKDDIFVYEVQEEDSERMNLPVYFRERHSKHAGSSTSTMLFGQPLLITVPRHNLIADVLYDKILERIGRYVKHSQSPNSESRASASATFASCSQAPECSTSSSLNASLGGCGSPLSDGASCSASSSNGSNHSGTCNETNGLYDGEEEAMDHQVSPEPENGHSEEEEEETSDLENGSKGDTAKLCSSPAKLFTFSIVNSYGTANISPLPCDGNVLKLNPHSTVAIDWDTESKKLCYDEQEAEAYEKHESMLQPQKKKATVALRECIELFTTMETLGEHDPWYCPTCKKHQQATKKFDLWSLPRILVVHLKRFSYNRCWRDKLDTVVDFPIRDLNMSEFVCDPKAGPYVYDLIAVSNHYGGMGGGHYTAYGKNKVDGKWYYFDDSSVSSATEDQIVTKAAYVLFYQRRDEEAPSKPQPSASLGGAPEAADDHMDTN, encoded by the exons ATGATGGCCGAGGGAGGCGGACCCGAGTCGGGTGGCGCGGCAGACTCCGACTCGGAGCCGGTAGCCGCTCAAATGCCAACTCCTTCAACCGAAAGTCAAAAACAGACTATTGGGTCACTTTTGAAAACAACTCTAAGAAAGGGCGACGAATG gTATCTTATCGACAGCCGGTGGTTCAAACAATGGAAGAAGTATGTGGGGTTTGACAGCTGGGACATGTACAATGTTGGTGAACGTAGCCTCTATCCAGGACCAATTGATAACTCTGGGCTGTTCTCAG ACCAGGAGACCCAGGCCCTGAAGGAGCACCTTATAGATGAGCTGGACTATGTCCTTGTACCCACTGAGGCATGGAATAAGCTTGTCAGCTGGTACGGCTGCCTTGATGGCCAGAGACCCATCGTCAGGAAG GTTGTTGAACATGGCATGTTTGTCAAGCACTGTAAGGTGGAGGTGTATTTGCTGGAACTGAActtgtgtgagaatgacaacaTGGACAATGTGGTCACACGTCATTTCAGTAAAGCTGATACTATAG ACACTATAGAAAAGGAGATGAGGACGCTGTTCAATATCCCATCGGAGAAGGAGACACGGCTCTGGAACAAATACATGAGCAACACCTACGAGCAGTTGAACAAGCCAGACAGCACTGTACAGGATGCTGGTCTCTTCCAGGGGCAG GTGCTTGTGATTGAGCGGAAGAATGAGGATGGCACATGGCCCAGACAAGCCTCCCATCCCAA ATCCAGTACCACCCCATCCAGGAATTTCACTACCTCCCCAAAACTCTCCTCCAATTCAACAGCCAGTATCTCCTCAACAGTAACCAATGGGGATAGCAACTGTGGCCCTGGCTACACACTTAACAACAGCACCACCTCTGGCAACAG ATTGGGGGGCTACAATTCCTACACTTCCTCCTACAACTACAGAGAGTCCCAGTCACAGCCTGGCCTATGTGGTCTCAGTAATTTGGGCAACACATGCTTCATGAACTCTGCCCTCCAG tGCCTGAGCAATGCATCTCCACTCACAGAGTACTTCCTCAATGACCAGTATGAGGCAGAGATTAACCGAGAGAATCCCCTGGGAATGAGGGGTGAGATTGCTGAGGCCTATGCTGATCTAGTAAAGCAGATGTGGCTGAGCCGCAGCAGCTATGTGGCCCCACGAACCTTCAAA ACCCAGGTGGGACGCTTTGCCCCCCAGTTTTCAGGCTACCAGCAGCAGGACTCGCAGGAGTTGTTGGCTTTTCTGTTGGACGGGCTCCACGAAGATCTGAACCGTGTCAAGAAGAAGCCTTACCTGGCCCTGAGGGATGCAGAGGGCCGTCCGGATGAG ATTGTTGCCAAGGAAGCCTGGACGAACCACCGCTTGCGCAATGACTCCATTATAGTTGACATTTTCCACGGCCTCTTCAAATCCACGTTGGTGTGCCCGGAGTGCTCCAAAGTGTCTGTAACCTTTGACCCGTTCTGCTACCTCACACTGCCTCTACCCATGAAGAAGGACCGTACTATGGAGGTTTTCCTGGTGCGATCGGACCCTCAGTCTAGACCCACACAG TATCGAGTGGTGGTCCCCAAACTGGGTACAGTGACAGATCTGTGCAGCGCCTTGTCCAAACTCTGTGATTTCCCTCCAGAAAAT ATGGTGGTGGCGGACGTTTACAATCATAGGTTCCATAAAATTTATAGACGGGACGATGGCCTGAACCAAATCATGGAAAAAGATGACATCTTTGT GTACGAGGTACAGGAAGAGGACAGTGAGAGGATGAACCTGCCTGTATATTTCAGGGAACGCCACTCTAAACATGCCGGGAGCTCCACAAGCACCATGCTGTTTGGGCAGCCTTTACTCATCACCGTGCCCAGGCACAACCTCATAGCAGACGTTCTTTACGACAAGATCCTAGAGAGGATTGG ACGCTATGTGAAACACTCCCAAAGCCCCAACAGTGAGAGCAGGGCCTCAGCCTCAGCAACCTTTGCCAGCTGCAGCCAGGCTCCTGAATGTTCCACATCGTCTAGTCTCAATGCCAGCCTGGGTGGCTGTGGAAGCCCCCTGTCAGACGGGGCCTCCTGCAGTGCCAGCTCCAGCAACGGCAGCAACCACTCAGGGACCTGCAATGAAACTAATGGGCTGTATGATG gtgaggaggaggccaTGGACCACCAGGTGAGCCCAGAGCCAGAGAACGGCCACTccgaagaggaggaagaggagacctCGGACTTGGAAAATGGGTCTAAAGGAGACACGGCCAAACTGTGCTCTTCGCCAGCCAAGCTTTTCACTTTCAGCATAGTCAACTCTTACGGAACAGCCAACATCAGCCCGCTGCCTTGTGATGGAAATGTCCTCAAACTGAATC cacattCCACGGTGGCGATCGACTGGGACACAGAGTCGAAGAAACTGTGTTATGATGAGCAGGAAGCAGAG GCCTATGAAAAGCATGAGAGCATGCTCCAGCCCCAAAAAAAGAAGGCCACTGTTGCTCTGAGGGAATGCATCGAGCTCTTCACAACCATGGAGACACTTGGAGAACACGACCCGTG gtatTGTCCAACATGTAAGAAGCACCAACAGGCCACAAAAAAGTTTGACTTGTGGTCGCTGCCTCGCATTCTGGTAGTTCATCTAAAGCGTTTCTCCTACAACCGGTGTTGGAGGGACAAGCTGGACACAGTGGTGGACTTTCCCATCAG GGATCTGAACATGTCCGAGTTCGTGTGTGACCCCAAGGCCGGCCCCTACGTATATGACCTCATTGCCGTGTCAAACCACTACGGAGGAATGGGAGGGGGTCACT ACACAGCTTATGGCAAGAACAAAGTGGATGGAAAGTGGTATTACTTTGATGACAGCAGTGTCTCCTCTGCCACAGAGGACCAGATTGTG ACTAAAGCAGCCTACGTGCTGTTCTATCAGCGCAGAGACGAGGAAGCCCCCTCCAAACCTCAGCCTTCGGCCTCGCTGGGAGGGGCGCCAGAAGCAGCCGACGACCACATGGACACAAACTGA
- the gpx1b gene encoding glutathione peroxidase 1b translates to MATKFHSLTAKLLTGETFNFSSLQGKVVLIENVASLUGTTTRDYTQMNELHERYSSKGLVILGVPCNQFGHQENCKNEEILMSLKYVRPGNGFEPKFQLLEKVDVNGKDAHPLFAFLREKLPFPSDEPAALINDPKLIIWSPVCRNDVAWNFEKFLIGPDGEPFKRYSRRFLTSDIEGDIKKLLNQAN, encoded by the exons ATGGCTACGAAATTCCACAGCCTCACAGCCAAACTCTTGACCGGAGAAACGTTTAATTTCTCCTCCCTTCAGGGCAAAGTTGTCCTCATTGAGAATGTCGCGTCTCTCTGAGGTACGACCACCAGGGATTACACCCAGATGAACGAGCTCCACGAGCGCTACAGCAGCAAGGGGCTCGTTATCCTGGGAGTGCCCTGCAACCAGTTCGGACATCAG GAGAACTGCAAGAATGAGGAAATCCTGATGTCTCTGAAGTATGTCCGTCCTGGAAATGGCTTTGAGCCAAAGTTCCAGCTCCTGGAGAAGGTGGATGTGAATGGGAAGGATGCCCATCCTCTGTTTGCGTTCCTGAGGGAAAAGCTCCCATTTCCGAGCGACGAGCCAGCCGCCCTCATCAATGATCCCAAGCTGATCATCTGGAGCCCGGTCTGCAGGAACGACGTGGCCTGGAACTTCGAGAAGTTCCTCATCGGGCCAGATGGAGAGCCCTTCAAGCGTTACAGCAGGAGGTTCCTCACCAGCGACATCGAGGGAGACATCAAGAAGCTCCTCAACCAGGCAAACTAA